A window of the Tiliqua scincoides isolate rTilSci1 chromosome 5, rTilSci1.hap2, whole genome shotgun sequence genome harbors these coding sequences:
- the C5H7orf25 gene encoding UPF0415 protein C7orf25 homolog isoform X2 encodes MSTQSLLCERIAFAKELIKRAEALSGSRKGGIEGGSKLCSKLKSELKFLHKVEAGKVAVKDSHLQSTNLTHLQAIIESAESLEEVVGVLHVFAYEDNFGEKQSLVVDVVANNGHTWVKAIGRKAEALHNIWLGRGQYGDKSIIEQAEDFLQASCQQPVQYSNPHIIFAFYNGISCPMAKRLKQMGISVRGDIVAVNALTEHASKDMYVSSSESDEEGVEHLQVTKVDRDNLIATVAFPTEIRVDTCNRVNLDITTLITYVSALSYGGCYFIFKEKVLTEQAIQEREERVLPVLEEFMKDKELFACESAVKDFQVILETLGGPGEKNRAALLMERINVVPDQPSERALKLVPSSKINSRSLTIFGTGDALKAITMTANSGFVRAAANQGVRFSVLIHQPRALTESKELSATPVPKH; translated from the coding sequence ATGTCTACACAGTCCTTGTTGTGTGAGAGAATTGCCTTTGCTAAGGAGCTAATCAAAAGAGCAGAAGCTCTTTCCGGGTCCCGGAAAGGTGGAATAGAAGGGGGATCAAAGCTCTGCAGCAAACTAAAATCAGAGTTAAAATTCTTGCACAAGGTGGAGGCTGGTAAGGTAGCCGTTAAAGATTCTCATCTACAGAGTACAAATCTCACTCACTTGCAAGCTATCATCGAGTCAGCAGAAAGCTTGGAAGAAGTTGTTGGTGTTCTTCATGTCTTTGCTTATGAGGACAACTTTGGTGAAAAGCAAAGCTTAGTGGTGGATGTTGTTGCAAACAATGGCCACACATGGGTGAAAGCTATTGGTCGAAAGGCTGAAGCCCTGCACAATATTTGGCTAGGCAGGGGTCAGTATGGAGACAAGAGCATAATTGAGCAGGCAGAAGACTTCCTGCAGGCGAGCTGCCAGCAACCAGTGCAATACAGCAACCCGCACATTATCTTTGCTTTCTACAATGGAATATCCTGTCCGATGGCAAAGAGGCTGAAACAGATGGGAATATCTGTGCGGGGGGACATAGTGGCTGTGAATGCATTGACGGAACATGCTAGCAAAGACATGTACGTAAGTTCTAGTGAATCTGATGAAGAAGGTGTTGAGCACCTGCAGGTGACGAAAGTGGATCGTGACAACTTAATAGCCACAGTTGCTTTTCCTACAGAAATCAGAGTAGACACGTGCAATAGGGTTAACTTGGATATTACTACTTTGATTACATATGTGTCTGCCCTTAGCTATGGAGGATGTTACTTCATTTTCAAGGAGAAAGTCTTAACAGAGCAGGCCAttcaagagagagaagaaagagttCTTCCAGTATTAGAGGAATTCATGAAGGATAAGGAGTTGTTTGCTTGTGAATCAGCAGTGAAAGACTTTCAAGTCATCTTAGAAACTTTAGGGGGACCAGGGGAGAAAAATCGAGCTGCACTGCTTATGGAGAGAATCAATGTGGTGCCAGACCAACCCTCTGAGCGTGCCTTAAAACTAGTGCCTAGTTCCAAAATCAATAGCCGTTCTCTGACCATCTTTGGGACAGGAGATGCTTTAAAGGCTATCACCATGACTGCAAACAGTGGCTTTGTGAGGGCAGCAGCTAACCAGGGAGTTAGATTTAGTGTTCTCATTCATCAGCCAAGGGCACTGACAGAAAGCAAAGAATTGTCTGCCACACCTGTACCAAAGCATTGA
- the C5H7orf25 gene encoding UPF0415 protein C7orf25 homolog isoform X1 encodes MVLFLPVVGPDSTSKNINRQQRNIVINMSTQSLLCERIAFAKELIKRAEALSGSRKGGIEGGSKLCSKLKSELKFLHKVEAGKVAVKDSHLQSTNLTHLQAIIESAESLEEVVGVLHVFAYEDNFGEKQSLVVDVVANNGHTWVKAIGRKAEALHNIWLGRGQYGDKSIIEQAEDFLQASCQQPVQYSNPHIIFAFYNGISCPMAKRLKQMGISVRGDIVAVNALTEHASKDMYVSSSESDEEGVEHLQVTKVDRDNLIATVAFPTEIRVDTCNRVNLDITTLITYVSALSYGGCYFIFKEKVLTEQAIQEREERVLPVLEEFMKDKELFACESAVKDFQVILETLGGPGEKNRAALLMERINVVPDQPSERALKLVPSSKINSRSLTIFGTGDALKAITMTANSGFVRAAANQGVRFSVLIHQPRALTESKELSATPVPKH; translated from the exons ATGGTGCTTTTTCTCCCTGTAGTGGGCCCAGATTCAACTTCTAAAAACATTAATAGGCAACAGAG gaATATTGTTATCAACATGTCTACACAGTCCTTGTTGTGTGAGAGAATTGCCTTTGCTAAGGAGCTAATCAAAAGAGCAGAAGCTCTTTCCGGGTCCCGGAAAGGTGGAATAGAAGGGGGATCAAAGCTCTGCAGCAAACTAAAATCAGAGTTAAAATTCTTGCACAAGGTGGAGGCTGGTAAGGTAGCCGTTAAAGATTCTCATCTACAGAGTACAAATCTCACTCACTTGCAAGCTATCATCGAGTCAGCAGAAAGCTTGGAAGAAGTTGTTGGTGTTCTTCATGTCTTTGCTTATGAGGACAACTTTGGTGAAAAGCAAAGCTTAGTGGTGGATGTTGTTGCAAACAATGGCCACACATGGGTGAAAGCTATTGGTCGAAAGGCTGAAGCCCTGCACAATATTTGGCTAGGCAGGGGTCAGTATGGAGACAAGAGCATAATTGAGCAGGCAGAAGACTTCCTGCAGGCGAGCTGCCAGCAACCAGTGCAATACAGCAACCCGCACATTATCTTTGCTTTCTACAATGGAATATCCTGTCCGATGGCAAAGAGGCTGAAACAGATGGGAATATCTGTGCGGGGGGACATAGTGGCTGTGAATGCATTGACGGAACATGCTAGCAAAGACATGTACGTAAGTTCTAGTGAATCTGATGAAGAAGGTGTTGAGCACCTGCAGGTGACGAAAGTGGATCGTGACAACTTAATAGCCACAGTTGCTTTTCCTACAGAAATCAGAGTAGACACGTGCAATAGGGTTAACTTGGATATTACTACTTTGATTACATATGTGTCTGCCCTTAGCTATGGAGGATGTTACTTCATTTTCAAGGAGAAAGTCTTAACAGAGCAGGCCAttcaagagagagaagaaagagttCTTCCAGTATTAGAGGAATTCATGAAGGATAAGGAGTTGTTTGCTTGTGAATCAGCAGTGAAAGACTTTCAAGTCATCTTAGAAACTTTAGGGGGACCAGGGGAGAAAAATCGAGCTGCACTGCTTATGGAGAGAATCAATGTGGTGCCAGACCAACCCTCTGAGCGTGCCTTAAAACTAGTGCCTAGTTCCAAAATCAATAGCCGTTCTCTGACCATCTTTGGGACAGGAGATGCTTTAAAGGCTATCACCATGACTGCAAACAGTGGCTTTGTGAGGGCAGCAGCTAACCAGGGAGTTAGATTTAGTGTTCTCATTCATCAGCCAAGGGCACTGACAGAAAGCAAAGAATTGTCTGCCACACCTGTACCAAAGCATTGA
- the PSMA2 gene encoding proteasome subunit alpha type-2 produces the protein MAERGYSFSLTTFSPSGKLVQIEYALAAVAAGAPSVGIKAANGVVLATEKKQKSILYDERSVHKVESITKHIGLVYSGMGPDYRVLVHRARKLAQQYYLVYHEPIPTAQLVQRIASVMQEYTQSGGVRPFGVSLLICGWNEGRPYLFQSDPSGAYFAWKATAMGKNYVNGKTFLEKRYNEDLELEDAIHTAILTLKESFEGQMTEDNIEVGICNEAGFRRLTPTEVKDYLAAIA, from the exons ATGGCGGAGCGCGGGTACAGCTTCTCTCTCACCACCTTCAG CCCTTCTGGAAAGCTTGTTCAGATTGAATATGCATTGGCAGCTGTTGCAGCAGGAGCCCCGTCAGTTGGAATTAAAG CTGCAAATGGTGTGGTATTAGCAACGGAGAAAAAACAGAAGTCCATTCTGTATGATGAACGGAGCGTACACAAAGTGGAATCCATTACCAAACACATAGGCTTGGTATATAGTGGCATGGGCCCTGATTACAG aGTACTTGTCCACAGAGCACGCAAACTGGCCCAGCAATACTATTTGGTTTATCATGAGCCGATTCCAACAGCTCAGCTAGTACAGAGAATTGCTTCAGTGATGCAAGAGTACACACAGTCTGG GGGTGTACGTCCATTTGGAGTATCATTATTAATATGTGGGTGGAATGAGGGACGACCCTATTTATTCCAGTCTGATCCATCA GGGGCTTATTTTGCATGGAAAGCAACTGCAATGGGAAAAAATTATGTGAATGGAAAGACATTCCTTGAAAAGAG GTACAATGAAGACTTGGAGCTTGAAGATGCCATTCATACAGCTATCTTGACACTAAAG gaAAGTTTTGAAggacaaatgacagaagataacaTAGAAGTTGGCATCTGTAATGAGGCAGGATTTCGGAGACTGACTCCAACTGAGGTTAAGGATTACTTGGCTGCAATTGCTTAG